From a region of the Hymenobacter jejuensis genome:
- a CDS encoding LIC_10190 family membrane protein encodes MLSLLLCWLLVAGVTLIIGWSVWRVAAKVGLLAGQEALPLELLSLLGLSILAMVLGISSLFFSVGLSSQTAVGVVVLGLLVGQQAALRRTIRNAWRAAHPLQAIVFAGVLAVLGSFILWKASLGIRNPDSGLYHVQSIRWIVEYPALVGLGNLHGRLAFNSSVFQLMALARYMSPVGPVYSLSGYFFTLVAVATARSVTAPLRGKPADDARLIWLAPLWFLLLLQVYGPWLSSPSPDWVPPIVCFFLFFQYARKWERGQGRQLDSNTLLILLLALFAVTAKLSALPILLLPLHSLWASRHQLNRRWIIVCLVALLVVLGPWVARNVLQTGYLVYPLPALDVLAVDWKIPINYVRQESYMVTNYARRVAQPICTVPAPLWSSWLARWWIHFLEPFNRVLLVAVLLSPLLAAFRWWRRTDAENGWAAGWLIGFVGSVFWFLAGPDIRFGTGFLFVAATWPLIGPRWPSRRGLVAGLPLVVMVAWGIQHLRDPFYQLRTLSSAITSCWIWPTPIPEAATRPLALRNGLQVTVPVTGDKCWNAPLPCVQCAEVGVELRGATIADGFRTGDNAPAEMCCLPIPKTPEEELAEARQDSVHRARMTQMNREIKLQYR; translated from the coding sequence ATGCTGAGTTTGCTGCTGTGCTGGTTGCTCGTAGCCGGCGTCACGCTGATCATTGGATGGTCGGTTTGGAGAGTGGCCGCGAAGGTGGGCCTTCTTGCTGGCCAGGAAGCCTTGCCACTAGAGCTGCTGAGCCTGTTGGGACTAAGTATTCTGGCTATGGTGCTGGGAATCAGTTCTTTGTTTTTTTCTGTTGGGTTGTCTAGCCAAACTGCGGTTGGTGTGGTAGTCTTGGGACTTCTGGTAGGGCAGCAGGCTGCTTTGCGCAGAACCATCCGGAATGCTTGGCGAGCAGCACATCCGCTGCAAGCGATTGTGTTTGCGGGGGTTCTGGCGGTGCTGGGCAGCTTTATCCTCTGGAAGGCTTCTTTGGGAATCCGCAATCCTGACTCAGGGCTTTATCACGTTCAAAGCATTCGCTGGATTGTAGAATACCCGGCTCTTGTTGGGCTGGGCAACTTACACGGCCGGCTGGCTTTCAATTCCAGCGTGTTTCAGCTAATGGCGCTGGCGCGGTATATGAGTCCGGTGGGGCCGGTGTATAGCTTGTCGGGCTACTTTTTTACGCTGGTAGCAGTAGCTACAGCGCGTAGTGTTACTGCTCCTCTACGAGGAAAGCCCGCAGACGATGCTCGCTTGATCTGGCTGGCGCCGCTTTGGTTTCTGCTGCTTTTGCAGGTGTACGGCCCCTGGCTGTCGTCACCTTCGCCCGACTGGGTGCCTCCTATTGTATGCTTCTTTCTTTTCTTCCAATACGCCCGCAAATGGGAGCGCGGACAAGGGCGGCAGCTAGATAGTAATACCTTGCTAATCTTGCTGTTAGCTTTGTTTGCGGTCACCGCAAAGCTGTCGGCGCTGCCCATTTTGCTGCTGCCTCTGCATAGTCTGTGGGCGAGTAGGCACCAGCTAAACAGGCGTTGGATAATCGTGTGCCTAGTGGCGTTGCTGGTAGTGCTGGGACCGTGGGTGGCGCGCAATGTGCTCCAGACGGGGTACTTGGTCTATCCTTTGCCCGCCCTCGATGTACTGGCGGTCGACTGGAAAATCCCGATCAATTATGTGCGTCAGGAAAGCTACATGGTAACCAATTATGCTCGGCGCGTTGCCCAGCCTATCTGCACGGTGCCTGCACCGTTGTGGTCTTCGTGGCTGGCGCGCTGGTGGATACACTTCTTGGAACCCTTCAATCGAGTACTGCTGGTAGCCGTACTGCTTTCGCCGCTGCTGGCTGCTTTCCGGTGGTGGCGTCGCACCGACGCGGAGAATGGCTGGGCAGCCGGCTGGTTGATTGGGTTTGTGGGAAGTGTATTCTGGTTTCTGGCCGGACCAGATATTCGTTTTGGAACTGGATTTTTGTTCGTAGCTGCTACTTGGCCGCTCATTGGTCCAAGATGGCCCAGCCGACGCGGCTTGGTCGCTGGGCTGCCCTTGGTGGTGATGGTTGCGTGGGGAATTCAGCATCTGCGGGATCCTTTTTACCAGTTGCGTACCCTCTCCAGTGCCATTACCAGCTGCTGGATTTGGCCCACACCCATTCCCGAGGCTGCTACTCGCCCCCTCGCCCTGCGAAACGGCCTCCAAGTAACAGTGCCAGTTACCGGCGACAAGTGCTGGAACGCCCCGTTGCCCTGTGTTCAATGCGCAGAAGTAGGTGTAGAACTGAGGGGTGCGACTATAGCCGATGGCTTTCGAACCGGTGACAACGCCCCGGCGGAAATGTGCTGTCTGCCAATACCCAAAACGCCCGAGGAAGAACTCGCAGAAGCCCGGCAGGATTCGGTACACCGCGCCCGTATGACGCAGATGAATCGCGAAATTAAGCTGCAGTACAGGTAA
- a CDS encoding LIC_10190 family membrane protein, whose product MLTVFLCWLVTAWLTVAFGWVTWKMAARMGLPGTGEVLSFEWLSLTGISVLTVFLTVLSLFLPLNEAVQIISGTTGLVITLAGRKSWWRYIVHKWQRRGTAYYGQALLVTVLIIWLLWRAANPTTAFDTGLYHLQTLQWIERYPAVPGLGNLHGRLAFNSSLFLPMALLRYGTPSGPAYCLGSYFYLLMAVVAARRATARHAPTLSDSLHWVWAPILLFFALIYCFQVWLSSTYSDCPLAVLLGLLFLRFGEKRQSSYNQGVDASDLLLLLLALIATTIKLSAAPVLLLPAYKIWQKRRLVTWPWLVCLVALVVGVVGPWLARSVVLSGYLIYPLPALDVFAVDWKVPATYARMEQNIIANTARQAMQSPYAPFAEPWHTWLPHWWSFETPYTKAVLLLAALSPLVVLVRWQQRPKEQDGWLGGWLVAWLGSTYWFFTAPDFRFGAGFLLVAGLWPWLSARWLAWSVRWQYAPMLLVLFYALHNLREPVYEFRTSPATFLSKAIWPALPPVPETVEVPIRGIVVRVPRTGVRCWGAPLPCSFCVEADLAPRGATLAEGFRWQKSK is encoded by the coding sequence ATGTTGACTGTGTTTTTGTGTTGGCTTGTAACGGCTTGGCTTACTGTTGCTTTCGGTTGGGTTACTTGGAAAATGGCGGCGCGGATGGGTCTGCCGGGTACCGGTGAGGTACTGAGTTTCGAATGGCTCAGTCTTACCGGAATAAGTGTCCTGACTGTTTTTCTGACGGTTTTATCATTGTTTCTTCCGCTAAACGAAGCGGTGCAGATCATCAGCGGAACTACAGGCTTGGTCATCACGCTGGCCGGTCGCAAATCGTGGTGGCGGTACATAGTGCATAAGTGGCAACGGAGGGGTACGGCCTATTACGGGCAGGCCTTGTTAGTTACTGTATTGATAATCTGGTTGTTATGGCGGGCGGCCAACCCTACTACCGCTTTCGACACCGGTTTGTATCACCTCCAGACCTTACAATGGATCGAGCGCTATCCGGCCGTTCCGGGCTTGGGAAATCTGCACGGGCGGTTGGCCTTTAATTCCAGCCTGTTTCTGCCCATGGCCTTGTTGCGGTACGGTACGCCCAGCGGGCCCGCGTATTGCTTGGGCTCTTACTTTTATCTGCTGATGGCTGTGGTGGCGGCTCGGCGTGCTACCGCAAGGCACGCCCCAACGCTATCCGACAGCTTACACTGGGTGTGGGCACCCATATTGTTGTTTTTCGCGCTGATATACTGCTTTCAGGTATGGCTGTCGTCCACTTATTCCGACTGTCCGCTGGCTGTGTTACTGGGCTTGCTATTTCTGCGTTTCGGCGAAAAAAGACAATCCTCTTATAATCAAGGGGTCGATGCAAGCGACCTTCTGCTGTTGCTGTTGGCCCTTATTGCCACAACTATCAAGTTGTCAGCGGCTCCTGTGCTGCTGTTGCCGGCTTATAAAATTTGGCAAAAACGGCGTTTGGTAACCTGGCCGTGGCTAGTATGCTTGGTAGCACTGGTGGTTGGGGTAGTCGGGCCGTGGCTGGCCCGCAGCGTCGTGCTGTCGGGATATCTGATCTACCCCTTGCCGGCTCTCGATGTATTCGCAGTCGATTGGAAGGTGCCGGCTACCTACGCCCGCATGGAGCAGAACATCATTGCCAACACGGCGCGGCAAGCGATGCAGAGCCCCTACGCGCCTTTTGCCGAGCCCTGGCATACCTGGCTTCCGCACTGGTGGTCGTTTGAAACGCCTTATACCAAAGCCGTGCTTCTGCTTGCGGCTCTGTCGCCGCTGGTGGTGCTGGTGCGCTGGCAGCAGCGGCCGAAAGAGCAGGATGGCTGGCTAGGAGGTTGGTTGGTGGCGTGGCTGGGTAGTACGTATTGGTTTTTTACGGCGCCGGATTTTCGTTTTGGCGCCGGGTTCTTGCTGGTAGCCGGGTTATGGCCCTGGCTTTCCGCGCGGTGGCTTGCTTGGAGTGTTCGGTGGCAGTACGCGCCCATGCTGCTGGTATTGTTCTACGCCTTGCACAATCTGCGTGAGCCTGTCTATGAATTTCGAACGAGTCCTGCCACGTTCCTGAGCAAGGCCATCTGGCCCGCTTTGCCGCCCGTACCGGAAACGGTAGAGGTGCCTATTCGCGGAATCGTGGTGCGCGTACCTCGCACAGGGGTACGCTGCTGGGGAGCTCCATTGCCCTGTTCATTTTGTGTAGAAGCAGATCTGGCACCCCGGGGCGCGACTCTGGCGGAAGGTTTTCGCTGGCAAAAAAGCAAGTAG
- a CDS encoding DUF4136 domain-containing protein, whose amino-acid sequence MKPSVTLLLGVALALSGCFASREARIESDYSYNGNFRRYRTYDFVTGDGLASDTSHIGTVLREAIQSRLRIQGYKPARRRPDLLVNFRVFEGNLRFQGYAQEDLTTWIKNGLVEDDETPKEERQPYKPVRLLLTDGTLLISLIDNHTNRAVWNGYASGVAVPPGPQGEVILRRSVRSIFDQYRIFTEGYINSDR is encoded by the coding sequence ATGAAACCTTCTGTTACGCTGCTTTTGGGTGTGGCACTAGCCCTATCGGGCTGCTTTGCTTCCCGGGAAGCCCGCATCGAATCGGACTATAGCTACAACGGCAATTTCCGGCGCTATCGCACCTACGATTTCGTCACCGGCGACGGCCTGGCCTCCGATACCAGCCACATCGGTACGGTGCTGCGCGAAGCCATTCAGTCGCGCCTCCGCATTCAGGGCTACAAGCCCGCCCGCCGGCGTCCTGATCTGTTGGTGAACTTCCGGGTATTTGAAGGCAACCTGCGCTTTCAGGGATATGCGCAGGAAGACCTGACTACCTGGATCAAGAATGGGTTGGTCGAAGACGACGAAACGCCCAAAGAAGAACGGCAGCCTTACAAACCCGTCCGCTTGCTGCTCACCGACGGCACACTGCTGATTTCGCTCATCGATAACCACACCAACCGCGCCGTCTGGAACGGCTATGCCTCAGGAGTGGCGGTGCCGCCTGGTCCCCAAGGCGAAGTAATTCTGCGGCGATCGGTGCGCTCGATATTCGATCAGTACCGCATCTTTACCGAAGGATATATAAATTCAGATCGTTGA
- a CDS encoding ABC transporter ATP-binding protein — MSGLSDFFTTISAKRPRADGKPALTVRERFSALRNLPEFLRLIWETSPSLTLGNIALRLIRAALPLALLYVGRLILDLIVGLARNPSSTTSLTPLFELVGLEFGLAILSDATGRAVALLDSLLGDLFANRSSVRLMEHAAQLDLDQFEDSAFYDKLERARRQTLSRTVLMSQVLSQAQDAVTMAFLAVGLTAFNPWLLLLLLVAVIPAFLGESHFNERSYSLVHGWTPERRELDYLRVTGASDETAKEVKIFGLSGFLIERFQQLSDEFYSKNKSLVVRRATWGTFFAAVGAAGYYGAYVYIITQAVRGQISIGQLTFLSGSFARMRGLLEGILSRFSSVAEGALYLQDFFDFFRLQPRIIRDVTRPVRPFPNPIRQGFEFENVGFKYRNAGKWALRNLSFTLQAGEKLALVGENGAGKTTLVKLLARLYDPTEGRILLDGYDLREYDPAELRQEIGVIFQDFVRFQLSAGQNLAVGRIEEKENTDRIQSAAAQSLADSVIQKLPAGYDQIIGRRFTGGVDLSGGEWQKIALGRAYMRDAQLLILDEPTAALDARAEHEVFQRFADLTKGKTAVLISHRFSTVRMADRILVIENGQFVEIGSHEALLAKGGRYAELFALQAAGYR, encoded by the coding sequence ATGTCTGGACTTTCTGATTTTTTTACGACGATTTCTGCCAAGCGTCCGCGCGCCGATGGCAAACCCGCTCTTACCGTGCGCGAACGCTTTTCGGCGCTCCGCAACCTACCCGAATTTCTGCGCCTAATCTGGGAAACCAGCCCGTCGCTCACCTTGGGCAACATTGCCCTGCGCCTAATACGGGCCGCCCTGCCGCTGGCGCTGCTCTACGTGGGCCGGCTGATTCTGGACCTCATCGTTGGGCTGGCTCGCAATCCCAGCAGCACGACTTCCCTGACGCCGCTTTTTGAGCTGGTCGGGCTGGAATTTGGCTTGGCCATCCTTTCCGACGCCACGGGCCGGGCTGTGGCCTTGCTCGATAGCTTGCTCGGTGATCTGTTTGCCAACCGTTCGTCGGTGCGGCTGATGGAGCACGCCGCCCAGCTCGACCTCGACCAGTTTGAGGATAGCGCTTTCTATGATAAACTTGAACGTGCTCGCCGTCAGACACTTTCGCGCACAGTGCTTATGTCGCAAGTGCTATCGCAGGCCCAGGATGCGGTCACGATGGCGTTTCTGGCAGTGGGACTGACGGCGTTTAATCCGTGGCTGCTTTTGCTGCTGTTAGTAGCCGTGATCCCGGCGTTTCTGGGCGAATCGCACTTCAACGAGCGCAGCTATTCGCTGGTACACGGCTGGACGCCCGAACGCCGCGAGCTGGACTACCTGCGCGTAACCGGCGCCAGCGACGAAACCGCTAAGGAGGTGAAAATCTTTGGGTTATCGGGTTTTCTGATTGAGCGCTTTCAGCAGCTCTCCGACGAATTCTATAGCAAGAACAAAAGCTTGGTGGTGCGCCGGGCCACGTGGGGCACCTTCTTCGCGGCGGTTGGGGCGGCGGGTTACTACGGCGCGTACGTGTACATCATCACCCAAGCCGTACGCGGCCAGATCTCGATTGGTCAGCTTACGTTTTTATCGGGCTCCTTTGCGCGGATGCGCGGGCTTCTGGAAGGCATTCTGAGCCGATTTAGCAGCGTAGCGGAAGGTGCCTTGTACCTGCAAGATTTTTTCGACTTTTTCCGATTGCAGCCCCGTATCATTCGCGATGTTACGCGGCCTGTGCGTCCATTCCCCAATCCTATCCGCCAAGGCTTTGAGTTTGAAAACGTAGGCTTCAAATACCGCAACGCGGGCAAATGGGCGCTGCGCAACCTGAGCTTCACCTTGCAAGCAGGCGAGAAACTGGCTTTGGTAGGCGAAAACGGAGCTGGCAAAACCACGCTGGTAAAGCTCCTCGCCCGGCTCTACGACCCCACGGAAGGCCGCATTCTGCTCGATGGCTACGATCTGCGCGAGTACGACCCTGCCGAGCTGCGCCAAGAAATCGGGGTGATATTTCAGGATTTCGTACGCTTCCAACTGTCGGCTGGACAAAACCTGGCCGTGGGGCGCATCGAAGAAAAGGAAAATACGGACCGCATTCAATCCGCAGCGGCGCAAAGTCTCGCCGATTCGGTCATTCAGAAGCTGCCAGCCGGCTACGATCAGATTATCGGGCGGCGCTTTACGGGCGGTGTTGACTTAAGCGGTGGCGAGTGGCAAAAGATTGCGTTGGGTCGCGCGTACATGCGTGATGCTCAGTTGCTGATCTTGGACGAGCCCACCGCCGCCCTCGATGCCCGTGCCGAACATGAGGTCTTTCAGCGTTTCGCCGACCTTACTAAAGGCAAAACCGCCGTTCTGATCTCGCACCGCTTCAGCACCGTGCGCATGGCCGACCGCATCCTGGTAATTGAGAACGGACAGTTCGTCGAAATTGGCTCGCACGAGGCCCTGTTGGCCAAGGGCGGACGCTACGCCGAGCTGTTTGCGTTGCAGGCCGCGGGCTACCGCTAA
- a CDS encoding MFS transporter, which produces MPFFRSSIYTAGFWLMCLSSFLFFASFNMLLPELPDFLTQLGGAEYKGFIIALFTLTAGFSRPFSGKLADTVGRIPVMVFGSLVCFLCGFFYPWVTTVAGFLLLRLLHGFSTGFKPTGTAAFVADIIPLERRGEAMGLLGVAGSLGMAAGPAVGSLITDHFSLNTMFYCSSGAALLSLAVQGTMTETLPLPQRERFSWRLLRLQWNEILEPQVLAPSLVTLLCMFSYGSILTVVPDHSELLRLGNKGLFFSFFTIASLVVRLVAGRASDRYGRVPVLRVSTAILVVALVTLALAQSGVVFLVAAVLFGLGSGLNSPTLYAWTIDLSEETRRGRAVATMYIALEAGIGIGALAAGWLYGNVPAHLSYVYGLSAAFALMALLYLLWGVRLQRKPSLS; this is translated from the coding sequence ATGCCCTTTTTCCGCAGCAGCATCTACACAGCCGGGTTTTGGTTGATGTGCCTGAGCTCTTTTCTGTTTTTTGCCAGCTTCAACATGTTGTTGCCCGAACTGCCCGATTTTCTGACGCAGCTGGGCGGGGCGGAATACAAAGGCTTCATCATTGCCCTGTTTACCCTCACGGCGGGATTTTCACGCCCCTTCAGCGGCAAGCTCGCCGATACGGTCGGCCGTATTCCGGTGATGGTGTTCGGGTCGCTGGTGTGCTTTCTGTGCGGTTTTTTTTATCCGTGGGTGACGACTGTGGCTGGGTTTCTGTTGCTGCGCTTACTGCACGGCTTCAGCACGGGATTTAAGCCTACTGGCACGGCTGCTTTCGTGGCCGACATCATTCCGCTGGAGCGCCGGGGCGAGGCAATGGGGTTGCTGGGCGTAGCCGGGAGCCTGGGTATGGCCGCCGGCCCGGCCGTGGGCAGCCTGATCACCGATCATTTCTCCCTAAATACCATGTTCTACTGCTCGTCGGGAGCGGCGCTGCTGTCGCTGGCCGTGCAGGGCACCATGACCGAAACGTTGCCCTTGCCGCAGCGCGAACGGTTTAGCTGGCGGTTGCTACGCCTGCAATGGAACGAGATTTTGGAGCCGCAGGTGCTGGCCCCATCGCTGGTAACGCTGTTGTGCATGTTCTCCTACGGCAGCATTCTTACCGTCGTGCCCGACCACAGCGAGCTGCTGCGCCTTGGCAATAAAGGTCTGTTTTTCAGCTTCTTCACCATTGCTTCTTTGGTGGTACGCTTGGTGGCAGGGCGTGCTTCCGACCGGTATGGCCGCGTGCCAGTGTTGCGGGTTTCTACGGCCATACTGGTGGTGGCGCTGGTGACGCTGGCCCTGGCACAATCGGGAGTTGTGTTTCTGGTGGCGGCCGTTTTGTTTGGATTGGGCTCCGGGCTCAACTCTCCTACCCTCTACGCCTGGACTATCGATTTGAGTGAAGAAACCCGCCGCGGTCGGGCCGTGGCTACGATGTACATCGCGTTGGAGGCAGGCATTGGGATAGGCGCTTTGGCGGCAGGGTGGCTGTATGGCAATGTGCCAGCGCACCTCTCCTATGTGTACGGACTATCGGCGGCATTTGCATTAATGGCATTGTTGTACTTGCTGTGGGGTGTGCGCTTGCAACGTAAGCCTAGCTTAAGCTAA
- a CDS encoding DUF3857 and transglutaminase domain-containing protein codes for MKHSLLFYLVVLLGGFMASPAAGQAPDPIKFGKIDEADLKEQGFVADSASEAVILCDYGQSRFITDHEGFKLVFDRVMRIKILKKSGYDWATRSISLYHKDSREERLANLRGFTYNLVNGQVVKEKLASTSIFKEKSTANTNIQKFTMPNVRVGSVIEFAYSITSEFLFNFQDWQFQHSIPVRWSEYRVAMPEYFDYKIQMRGYKPLDVREQSVTRTGFGVYGDMNSVAGSSSNAGTITANVTNNRWAMKNVPAFREEPYMTASENFISSIDFELAGYQFPQEGYHPVADTWNKIDKDLLADEQFGTQLKPNTFLKEQLAAALAKATDPAAKIAAVHELVRTSLKYNGSDRIYATSTLRKALDQHSGNAADVNLLFVALLRDAGFQANPVLLSTRENGWVNVSGQPLLSKFNYVVAHIALPDGKEMLADATEEFVPCGVLPTRCLNGQGHLIMPDVAQSRWVDLKPAQRFVDYRMVQLTLDERGGWTGKVHQEHGGYTGVYTREKLQKEGEKKFMEKLASNHEGWNIAKYAFTQRSALQNPLGLDYEFVSPGAEAPATTLYLNPVRHFGDDKNPFVHEDRLFPVDFGAPIDETIIININIPSGYDVDELPKALVLDLPNDGGRYMYSVQPNASSLQVTSRLSLRKAVYSAAEYGSLREFYARLIAKQAEQIVLKKKS; via the coding sequence ATGAAACATTCGCTACTCTTCTATTTGGTAGTGCTTTTGGGTGGTTTTATGGCTTCGCCAGCGGCGGGGCAAGCCCCCGATCCCATCAAATTCGGCAAAATCGACGAGGCCGATCTAAAAGAGCAGGGCTTTGTGGCCGACAGCGCTTCGGAAGCCGTCATTCTGTGCGACTACGGTCAATCGCGCTTTATCACTGACCACGAAGGCTTTAAACTGGTTTTCGACCGCGTAATGCGCATCAAAATCCTTAAAAAATCGGGCTACGACTGGGCTACGCGGAGTATATCCCTTTACCACAAAGACAGCCGGGAAGAGCGCCTGGCCAACTTGCGTGGCTTCACCTACAACTTGGTCAACGGGCAGGTGGTGAAAGAAAAACTGGCCTCCACGTCCATTTTCAAGGAAAAATCGACGGCGAACACCAACATTCAGAAGTTCACGATGCCCAATGTGCGCGTGGGCTCCGTGATTGAATTTGCCTACAGCATCACGTCGGAGTTTTTGTTCAACTTTCAGGATTGGCAGTTTCAGCATTCCATTCCGGTGCGCTGGAGCGAGTACCGGGTGGCCATGCCCGAGTACTTCGACTACAAAATCCAGATGCGGGGCTACAAGCCCTTGGATGTGCGCGAGCAAAGCGTGACGCGGACAGGGTTTGGCGTGTACGGCGACATGAACAGCGTAGCCGGCTCTTCGTCAAACGCCGGTACGATCACTGCTAACGTGACGAACAACCGTTGGGCGATGAAAAATGTCCCGGCGTTTCGCGAGGAGCCGTACATGACGGCTTCGGAGAACTTCATCTCCAGCATCGACTTTGAGCTGGCAGGCTATCAGTTTCCGCAGGAAGGCTACCACCCGGTAGCCGACACCTGGAACAAGATTGACAAGGATCTGCTCGCCGACGAGCAGTTTGGTACTCAATTGAAACCCAACACGTTCCTAAAGGAACAGCTAGCCGCTGCGCTCGCCAAAGCCACCGATCCGGCAGCCAAAATCGCGGCTGTACACGAACTCGTGCGCACCTCGCTGAAGTACAACGGCAGCGACCGTATTTACGCCACCAGCACGCTACGCAAAGCTCTTGACCAACATAGCGGCAACGCCGCCGATGTAAACCTGTTGTTTGTGGCGCTGCTGCGCGATGCCGGTTTTCAGGCCAACCCCGTTTTGCTCAGCACACGCGAAAACGGCTGGGTAAATGTTTCCGGACAACCGCTTTTGTCTAAGTTTAATTATGTGGTAGCACACATCGCACTGCCCGACGGCAAAGAGATGCTGGCCGATGCTACCGAAGAATTCGTGCCTTGCGGCGTATTGCCTACGCGCTGCCTCAATGGCCAAGGCCACCTGATTATGCCCGATGTCGCGCAATCGCGCTGGGTTGATCTGAAGCCCGCTCAGCGTTTCGTCGATTACCGCATGGTGCAACTTACACTCGACGAGCGAGGCGGCTGGACGGGCAAAGTACACCAGGAGCACGGCGGCTACACCGGGGTCTATACCCGCGAAAAGCTGCAAAAGGAAGGCGAGAAGAAATTCATGGAGAAGTTGGCCAGCAACCACGAAGGCTGGAACATTGCCAAATACGCTTTTACCCAGCGCTCGGCGCTGCAAAATCCGTTGGGTCTGGATTACGAGTTTGTAAGCCCCGGTGCCGAAGCTCCGGCCACTACGCTTTACCTAAACCCAGTCCGGCATTTTGGCGACGACAAAAACCCGTTTGTTCACGAAGACCGCCTTTTCCCGGTTGACTTTGGCGCTCCCATTGATGAGACGATTATCATAAACATCAACATACCAAGCGGTTATGATGTTGATGAATTACCGAAGGCTTTGGTACTGGACTTGCCCAACGATGGCGGACGCTACATGTACTCGGTGCAACCCAACGCCAGTTCGCTACAGGTAACAAGCCGCCTGAGCTTGCGCAAGGCAGTGTACTCAGCCGCCGAATACGGTTCGCTACGCGAGTTCTATGCCCGCCTGATTGCCAAACAGGCCGAGCAAATTGTGTTGAAGAAGAAATCATAA